In the Persephonella sp. genome, TTGATACATTCAAAGAAAAAACTATCTGTGAAAATGCAGAGCTTGAGATGATCATTCAGGATATAGTTGCAAAATGTGAGGACTGTAAGAATGAGTTTATTATTGAGGATAACCGGTTTGTATGTCCTGAATGTCAGAGCTTCAACCTGAAAATAATTGACGGTGAAGATATGTACCTTATGAGCCTTGAGCTTGATATTTAAAAAATCCTGCAGTTTTTCAGATCCCTGTCTATCTTCAAGAAGTGTGTAGCACAGGATATACATGGATCAAAATTCCTCACAACTTTTTCAGCTTCATAAACCATTTTGTTTGTATCCCTGACTGAAATCCTGTTCAAATAATTTTTAACTGTATCTTCCATAGCATCCTGATTTTGTGATGTTGGTGGGACAATATCAGCCTCAAGGATTTTCCCATCTTCATCAAATGAGTATCTATGCCACAGTATCCCCCTTGGTGCTTCTGATATTCCTGTTCCTGCTGATCTTTTTGTTTTTATATCTATTTTTTTGTCCGGTTTTTTGTAGCTTTTAATTATCTCAAGTGATTTTTCAAGGGAATGGATTATCTCTATAAGCCTTATAAGTATCGTTTTAAAGCTGTTTTTTTCTATAGGTTTTAAGCCTATTTCCTTTGATACCTTTAATGCTGTTTGAGAAAGCTTTTCATAATTGTTGTTAAACCTTGATACTGGTCCCACAACATATTTTTCCCTTCCCCTTATCCTGCATTTTTTTGCTGTTGAGTGTGGTGTCTGAAACTCTAAAAAGACATTGTCAAACTCATCTTTTGAAATCTTTAAACCTTTGTCAGAAACTATCTCCCCATTTAGAATAGGATATTCATCATCTTTAAAAAGTGAAACAAACTGCAGACCTTCTATATCTCCATCAGGAAAGCTGAATTTTGAAAACTTTTTTAAAAAATAAATAGATAAATCAATAGCCTCCTGTATATCAGGGATAAGTTCTTTTAGCTCTCTCTCTTCCGGATATTTTGTGAATCCCCCTGCAACAACAGAAACAGGGTGGGACACCCTTCCGCCTATTATTTCAATTATCTTTCCACCTATGTTTTTTATCTTCAGTCCATTTATTAGCAGATCTCTGTCTTCCTTTGCTATCTCAAATATTGATGACTTACCGTAAAAATCAGGAAGATGGAGAAAAAAAACATGAATACCGTGGCTCTGTATCCATTCTCCGTAGTAAAAAAGCTTCCTCAATTTCTCAACTTCAGGAGAAACAGATATCCCAAAAGCATCCTCAATAGCCTGAACTCCGCTCATCTGGTAGGCTACAGGACATATACCGCATATCCTTGCTGTTATGTGGGGTATTACATCATAGCTTTTTCCCCTTAATATCCCTTCAATAAATCTTGGAGCTTCATAAATGTTCAGAATGACATCCTTAACCTTACCATCCTCAATATCTATCCATATCTTTCCTTCACCTTCAACCCTTGTTAAAACATCAACCTTTTTCATATCTCTCCCTGTAAACCCTGTTGTATGCATTAAAGCTTGTTAATATCTTTTCAAACAGATCGCCAAAACCCCTTTCCCTGAATATCTCACCAAGAGAATTAAGATTCGGTTTCTTAACAGGACCGTAGCATCCGTAACAGCCTGCATTAAATGAAGGACATAAAGCTCCGCATCCTGCCTTTATTACACTTCCAAGACAGGGTTTTCCAAGAACGAGAACACATGGATTTCCTTTTCTTTTACACTCAAGACAGAGTGGATACTGTGGAAGGGAAGGGGTTTTGCCAAGATATAGAGAAACAACAACCTCATAAAGCTGCTGGGGGTTTATGGGGCAACCCCTTATCTCAAAATCAACATCAACATAATCAGAAACAGGCTTTGATTTTTCAAGGCTTTTTATGTATTCAGGGCTTGGATAAACAGATGATAAAATCTGTCCAAAATCCATAAAATTCCTTATTGACTGTATCCCTCCAGAGTCTGCACATGCACCTATTGTTATAAGTTTTTTGCTTTTTTCTCTTATTTTTTTAATAAAGTCTTCCTGATCCGGTGTTGAGATTGATCCTTCTACGAAGGAAATATCAAAATTGTCAAAAATGTTTTCTGACTGCGCCTCAACAAAGTAATCAATCTGGAAACCAATATCAAGAAGCTTGTCTGATATATCAAAAAATGCTATCTGACACCCATCACATGAAGCGAACTTAAAAACACCTATCCTCATACCTCTTTCCTTTCAAAAAACTCTTTTATCTGTGAATAACTGAAAATAGGTCCATCTTTACACACAAAAAAGGGTCCAAACATACAGTGTCCGCAAGTTCCAACCGAACATTTCATATGCCTTTCCATTGATGGATAAATATTTTCAAGGGAGACACCCTTCTTTTGAAGCTCAATGACAGAAAACTTGACCATAGGATCAGGACCGCACATAAAAACAACAGCATCTTTTTCAATATCCGATTTTTTTATAAGCTCTGTTATCAGACCTACATCTCCTTTCCATCTTGGATCTGGATTATCAAGGGTTATTCTGAAATCAATCTGTGAAAACCATCTGTCATAATCATAGGTGTATAAAAGTGAGTCATAATTTTTTGATCCGTAAAAGGATAAAACCTCTTTGAAATTTTCTTTCTGTTTTATAGCCTCTTCCATTATCCATTTTATAGCAGCAAGTCCAAGACCTCCTGAAATAAGGACAAGCTGTTTTCCATAAGCCTTCTCTATCTCCCATCTGTTTCCATAAGGTCCCCTTATGTATAGGAAATCTCCTTCCTGTAAGGAATCAATATGCGATGTAACATCACCTGAAGCCCTTATTGTATGCTGAATGATATTACCTTCTTTTCCTGCAACAGTTATCGGTGCTTCCCCAACCCCAAAGTAGTAAATCATGTTGTACTGTCCCGGAGCAGGCTGAATATCTGTTTCTATAAAAAATGTATATGTGTCCTCTGTTTCCCTTATTTTCTTTATTATCCGACATTTTTTAAGCAGATAAGGGTTTTGTGTTATCATCAACCTTCCCTGATATTTTTTATCTCCTGCGTTATATCAATCATTGCAGGACACCATGTTATACATCTTCCACAGCCAACACACCCAAACTCACCGAACTGATCTGTCCAGTAGGCAAACTTGTGCATAAGCCACTGTCTGTATCTTGAGGCGATGCTCTCTCTTATATTGAACCTGTGAACCGTTGCAAATGTTGGACTGAAACATGAATCATATACCCTCACCCTGTCAGATCTTTTTTCAACTGGGAAATCTTTCTCAACAATATCAAAACAAAAACAGGTTGGACAAAGCTGTGTACATGATGTGCAGGCGAGACATCTTTTTCCTATATCTTCCCAGTGTTTTCCCTCTATTTTAGAATAAAGTATCTGGGGAAGGTCTTTTGTATCCACATATCTTTTTATCTTTTTTTGGGTTTCATTTAATCTTTTGTTTATCTTCTGCCGATCCTGATCAAGAACTTTCTCATAATGCAGATTTTCAAGCAAATTTTTACCTTTTTCTGTTCCCCACTCGGCAATAAAACAGTCATCAAGCTCTGTAAGGAGAATATCAAAGCCTTTTTTAGGTTTTAGATCAATGTCCATTGAACTGCAGAAACATACATCAGAAGGTGAAAAACATGTGACTGCCAATATAAAAAGGTTTTCTCTGATATTTTTGTAGTAAGGATCTGGGTTTTTATTTTTGTTAATAAAAACATCATCAAGTATGCTTATAGCCTTCAGATCACACGCTCTTATATCAAAAAAGGCTGTCTTCTCATTAAATACCTTTTCCTCAAACTTCAGTTCTCCGTTTTCCTTTTTTACGCTCAAAAATGTAAACTCTGGAGGCACCATAAACCTTTTGTATGGAAGAGAAGGTCTGGAATAAGAAAAAAAGCCCTCCCCGTTTTTTTCTGTTTTATAAAAGCTTTTTTCTTCTGTCTGTGTATAACCAAGAGGAAGATCATTAAAATTTTCAAGGAAATCAAGTTGAATAACACCGTCTTTCAGGAAAGGAGCAACGATCCTATACTCTTTTTTTATCAGATCAAAAATATCCTTAAGCTGGGATTTTTTTATTTTAACCATCCTTATTTAATAAAGATGGAACCTTAAACGCCCCAGTCAACTTTTTTATACAAATTAAAAATAAGAACCGCCAAACCTATGGCTGAAACCGTATAAGTAAGGCTGTAAAAAATAAACTCAGTGTAAATAACATTTCCCTGTATTGTGGAGAAAAGTTCTTTATCGGTTACAATCAGAAAAGAAGATCTGACAACAATAATTAGTAAAATCAGCAAAACAATACTTACCGTTTTTTCCTTAATACTATAGCTCTGGAATATATGCATCAGTTTATCTTTTTCTATTCCGGAGTTTAAACCTTCTTTAACAAAATATCTGCCGTAAGTTCTGTTTTTGCCGGATGTATAGGCTATTACAACGCCTGCTATAAAAACAAGAACAGGAAATGTTTTTATAAAATCTGTAAGGTTCACAGGAAGTTTTCCTATAGGAGATTCAATGGAACTTAACCTTTTTTTGAGAAGTTCTTTCTCTTTTTGAATTTTTTCTTTACTTTCTTCAAGCTTTTTTATCTTATAGCTCAGATTATTTATATTTTTATCAATATCTCTTTCTTTTTCGCTAAGTTTTTCAAATAAAGGTGAAAATGAGTCTGAAATAACACCTTTTAAGCCCTGTGCAAAACTTATTTTGCCCTGATAAGCTCTCCAAAAATCAGGGTTTATATTTTTGATATAAAAATCTATATTCTTTTTGATCACGGACGATAGTTTTTCAATCTCTTCTTTTTCTTTACTATCAAACAAATTAGATGATTCATCA is a window encoding:
- the hypA gene encoding hydrogenase/urease nickel incorporation protein HypA — its product is MHEFSIVQSLLGLIEENAKKNNARSVSKVVVKIGRLSGIEPHLLKIAFDTFKEKTICENAELEMIIQDIVAKCEDCKNEFIIEDNRFVCPECQSFNLKIIDGEDMYLMSLELDI
- a CDS encoding Ni/Fe hydrogenase subunit alpha, producing the protein MKKVDVLTRVEGEGKIWIDIEDGKVKDVILNIYEAPRFIEGILRGKSYDVIPHITARICGICPVAYQMSGVQAIEDAFGISVSPEVEKLRKLFYYGEWIQSHGIHVFFLHLPDFYGKSSIFEIAKEDRDLLINGLKIKNIGGKIIEIIGGRVSHPVSVVAGGFTKYPEERELKELIPDIQEAIDLSIYFLKKFSKFSFPDGDIEGLQFVSLFKDDEYPILNGEIVSDKGLKISKDEFDNVFLEFQTPHSTAKKCRIRGREKYVVGPVSRFNNNYEKLSQTALKVSKEIGLKPIEKNSFKTILIRLIEIIHSLEKSLEIIKSYKKPDKKIDIKTKRSAGTGISEAPRGILWHRYSFDEDGKILEADIVPPTSQNQDAMEDTVKNYLNRISVRDTNKMVYEAEKVVRNFDPCISCATHFLKIDRDLKNCRIF
- a CDS encoding Ni/Fe hydrogenase subunit delta; its protein translation is MRIGVFKFASCDGCQIAFFDISDKLLDIGFQIDYFVEAQSENIFDNFDISFVEGSISTPDQEDFIKKIREKSKKLITIGACADSGGIQSIRNFMDFGQILSSVYPSPEYIKSLEKSKPVSDYVDVDFEIRGCPINPQQLYEVVVSLYLGKTPSLPQYPLCLECKRKGNPCVLVLGKPCLGSVIKAGCGALCPSFNAGCYGCYGPVKKPNLNSLGEIFRERGFGDLFEKILTSFNAYNRVYRERYEKG
- a CDS encoding FAD/NAD(P)-binding protein; this translates as MITQNPYLLKKCRIIKKIRETEDTYTFFIETDIQPAPGQYNMIYYFGVGEAPITVAGKEGNIIQHTIRASGDVTSHIDSLQEGDFLYIRGPYGNRWEIEKAYGKQLVLISGGLGLAAIKWIMEEAIKQKENFKEVLSFYGSKNYDSLLYTYDYDRWFSQIDFRITLDNPDPRWKGDVGLITELIKKSDIEKDAVVFMCGPDPMVKFSVIELQKKGVSLENIYPSMERHMKCSVGTCGHCMFGPFFVCKDGPIFSYSQIKEFFERKEV
- a CDS encoding 4Fe-4S dicluster domain-containing protein, with translation MVKIKKSQLKDIFDLIKKEYRIVAPFLKDGVIQLDFLENFNDLPLGYTQTEEKSFYKTEKNGEGFFSYSRPSLPYKRFMVPPEFTFLSVKKENGELKFEEKVFNEKTAFFDIRACDLKAISILDDVFINKNKNPDPYYKNIRENLFILAVTCFSPSDVCFCSSMDIDLKPKKGFDILLTELDDCFIAEWGTEKGKNLLENLHYEKVLDQDRQKINKRLNETQKKIKRYVDTKDLPQILYSKIEGKHWEDIGKRCLACTSCTQLCPTCFCFDIVEKDFPVEKRSDRVRVYDSCFSPTFATVHRFNIRESIASRYRQWLMHKFAYWTDQFGEFGCVGCGRCITWCPAMIDITQEIKNIREG